In Spodoptera frugiperda isolate SF20-4 chromosome 12, AGI-APGP_CSIRO_Sfru_2.0, whole genome shotgun sequence, a single window of DNA contains:
- the LOC118262223 gene encoding serpin H1 has translation MRAHGRVPGARAHTVLLRSVYIYACISLTTASEYGVPIEIKLWDTGRTPLAHMVDVTNGFGLKVLAEHNFLNDNNIAFSPYGLMGIMVALYEGVDGESSYQIQRGMQLPWNRNIMRIGFRDIHRTLKTYFVPEEGFLAGLALNNENVTFNEPYRKILRFYGFDLENDQLPTLAPETNSSSSDANSTTLSPAGSSDGTTTTEAMMTALPAREDASTASPNREETTTTLNPNAETISTLDIRGATSTAASPSLAPNAESTPMSTTITTIRTETTTEIITEPTTQTMTTAQTETTTQATSAADTVATTTVAPSTAADMQTISMTSQVTDSLPTTLTNEPSTNNEVDTSSTAEGSTVTTTMDVTATTEAQTSTLGASTAQTSGDMTPSTTDSSSTISTLSENTPMESVMTTNAETQQTEQMSTITMDDMTTSLNSVTPSNETTLETLERKKKSIVDFIFTNPPYIEDYLYYRSYDIGADATNPGADDKMFLANGLRSVQVTYMRYDTVLEHAYLPHLEASALRLPLDSDRYYLLVVLPSRGGAPELGRLLSRMARESDLSDIYSVLRPRRVKGIVPSFTVKGHVTLTTDLQKLGIRDVFEPRQRDFALMTKQAGVYVRSIEQAVSVAIRKYRPDDQKKNRYVSSRDPVIFSATYPFLYFVMDANIHVALMAGKMVDPLNSRIL, from the exons ATGCGTGCACACGGACGCGTGCCCGGCGCTCGCGCGCACACCGTGCTCCTACGTTCGGTTTACATTTACGCGTGTATCTCACTCACTACAGCCTCCGAGTACGGAGTCCCAATAGAGATCAAATTATGGGACACTGGCAGGACACCTTTAGCTCACATGGTGGATGTTACCAACGGGTTCGGTTTAAAAGTGCTGGCAGAACATAACTTTTTAAATGACAACAATATAGCGTTTTCCCCGTATGGACTAATGGGGATTATGGTGGCCTTGTATGAGGGAGTGGATGGAGAGTCTTCCTATCAGATCCAGCGAGGGATGCAGCTGCCATGGAATAGGAATATCATGAGGATCGGGTTTAGAGATATACACCGCACCTTGAAA ACTTATTTCGTACCGGAAGAAGGATTTCTGGCGGGCTTAGCGCTAAACAATGAAAATGTCACATTCAATGAACCTTACAGAAAGATTCTACGATTTTATGGTTTTGATTTAGAAAACGATCAATTGCCGACACTTGCACCAGAAACCAACAGTAGTTCAAGTGATGCAAACTCAACTACACTAAGTCCTGCAGGGAGCAGCGATGGTACAACTACGACTGAGGCAATGATGACAGCTCTACCTGCGCGAGAAGATGCTAGTACAGCCTCTCCGAATAGAGAAGAAACTACAACCACACTAAACCCAAATGCGGAAACAATAAGTACGTTAGATATAAGAGGCGCGACCTCGACTGCAGCAAGCCCATCTTTGGCGCCAAACGCTGAGAGTACTCCCATGAGTACTACCATCACCACTATAAGAACGGAAACAACTACTGAAATAATTACAGAGCCAACCACGCAGACAATGACTACAGCACAGACAGAAACCACTACGCAGGCTACTTCAGCAGCCGATACTGTAGCCACAACTACAGTAGCTCCCAGCACAGCCGCTGACATGCAAACAATATCCATGACTTCTCAAGTCACAGACTCCTTACCTACGACTTTGACAAACGAACCATCTACAAACAACGAAGTCGATACGTCATCAACAGCCGAAGGTAGCACGGTAACAACTACAATGGATGTAACGGCTACCACAGAAGCACAAACCAGTACACTAGGTGCAAGCACCGCTCAGACCAGTGGTGATATGACACCGTCAACTACAGACAGTTCTTCGACAATATCAACGTTAAGTGAAAACACTCCAATGGAGAGTGTTATGACTACAAATGCAGAAACACAGCAAACTGAACAAATGTCTACGATAACTATGGACGATATGACTACTTCATTAAATTCAGTGACACCATCCAATGAAACAACGTTAGAAACGTTAGAACGAAAGAAGAAGTCGATAGTAGACTTTATATTCACGAACCCTCCATACATCGAGGACTATTTGTATTACAGATCGTATGACATAGGCGCAGATGCTACTAATCCAGGCGCAGATGACAAAATGTTCTTGGCAAATGGTTTGCGAAGTGTACAG GTCACGTATATGCGATACGATACAGTGCTGGAGCACGCCTACCTGCCGCATTTGGAGGCCTCGGCACTAAGGCTGCCTTTGGACAGTGATCGTTACTACTTGTTGGTCGTGCTGCCCTCGCGGGGTGGCGCCCCAGAGCTTGGACGGCTGCTGTCCCGAATGGCGCGCGAGTCGGATTTGTCCGACATCTATTCAGTGCTGCGCCCTCGCCGTGTGAAGGGAATCGTGCCAAGCTTCACCGTTAAAGGTCATGTGACCTTAACTACAGATTTACAGAAG CTTGGTATTAGAGACGTGTTCGAACCTCGACAACGCGACTTTGCGCTTATGACCAAGCAAGCAGGAGTGTACGTACGAAGCATTGAACAGGCTGTCTCTGTAGCTATACGCAAGTATCGACCGGATGATCAGAAGAAAAAta GATATGTATCAAGTCGTGATCCAGTCATATTCTCAGCAACCTATCCATTCCTGTACTTCGTGATGGATGCAAATATCCACGTGGCTCTCATGGCCGGCAAAATGGTCGACCCGTTGAATTCAAGGATATTATAG
- the LOC118262865 gene encoding 40S ribosomal protein S8, which yields MGISRDHWHKRRATGGKRAPIRKKRKYELGRPAANTKLGPQRIHLVRSRGGNTKYRALRLDTGNFSWGSECSTRKSRIIDVVYNASNNELVRTKTLVKNAIVVVDATPFRQWYESHYLLPLGRKKGAKLTEAEDAIINKKRSQKTAKKYLARQRLSKVESALEEQFHTGRLLACVASRPGQCGRADGYILEGKELEFYLRKIKSKRAK from the exons ATGG GTATCAGTCGTGATCATTGGCATAAACGAAGAGCTACGGGCGGCAAGCGCGCGCCCATCCGTAAGAAGAGGAAGTATGAGTTAGGACGCCCGGCTGCCAACACTAAG CTTGGCCCCCAGCGCATCCACTTGGTGCGCTCTCGCGGTGGTAACACGAAATATCGTGCCCTGCGTTTAGACACCGGCAATTTTTCATGGGGATCAGAAT GCTCCACCCGCAAATCCCGTATCATTGATGTGGTATACAATGCTTCCAACAACGAGTTGGTGCGTACCAAGACTTTGGTGAAAAACGCCATTGTTGTGGTGGATGCTACACCCTTCAGACAGTGGTATGAGTCCCACTATCTGCTCCCACTCGGCAGGAAGAAGGGTGCTAAACTG acTGAGGCAGAAGATGCAATCATCAACAAGAAACGCAGCCAGAAGACCGCCAAGAAGTATTTGGCAAGGCAGCGCCTCTCAAAGGTTGAAAGTGCATTGGAGGAGCAGTTCCATACTGGACGTTTGTTAG CGTGTGTTGCGAGTCGGCCCGGCCAGTGCGGTCGCGCTGATGGCTACATCCTAGAAGGCAAGGAGCTTGAGTTCTACTTAAGAAAGATCAAATCCAAGAGGGCGAAGTGA
- the LOC118262509 gene encoding protein mago nashi homolog, producing MSSDFYIRYYVGHKGKFGHEFLEFEFRPDGKLRYANNSNYKNDTMIRKEAYVHPCVMEELKRIIVDSEIMHEDDRLWPQPDRVGRQELEIVIGEEHISFTTSKTGSLVDVNQSRDPEGLRGFYYLVQDLKCLVFSLIGLHFKIKPI from the exons ATGTCTTCAGATTTCTATATACGTTACTATGTTGGTCATAAAGGAAAATTTGGTCATGAGTTTTTGGAATTCGAATTTCGCCCTGATGGCAAACTCCGGTATGCAAATAATTCCAACTACAAAAATGATACAATGATCCGTAAAGAAGCATACGTGCATCCTTGTGTAATGGAAGAACTTAAAAGGATAATAGTTGACTCGGAAATAATGCACGAAGATGACCGCTTGTGGCCACAACCAGACAGAGTGGGAAGACAG GAATTGGAGATTGTAATAGGCGAGGAACATATTTCCTTCACAACATCCAAAACTGGATCATTGGTTGATGTAAATCAGTCTCGTGATCCTGAAGGACTCCGAGGTTTCTACTACCTCGTGCAAGATCTCAAATGCTTGGTGTTCTCCCTCATCGGTCTTCATTTTAAGATCAAACCAATATAG